The Paenibacillus amylolyticus genome contains the following window.
GTCAACTTGTGTTATGTGTTGAGGATAATGGGATCGGTATTACCCAGGAAATGCTCGCACGATTTGAGTATATGGCAGCTGATCCGCCGGAAGATATGCTGGCGAAAGAGGCGGAATCATTATCGTCCATAACAGAACGCCGGGGATTGGGATTACGAAGTGTGGCTGATCGAATTCGTATTCAATACGGGACCGGGTATGGCATATTTATATGTTCAGCACCGGGGAATGGCACCGTTATTCGATGCATCATTCCATTATATGAGCAGGAGGAAGCCGGATGAATCTGACTGCAATGCTGGTTGACGATGAGCTCCCGATTCTGGAGAATCTGAACTACATTTTACCCTGGGAAGAGATGGGGATTGAAATCACAGGTACTGCGAGAAGTGGAGCAGAAGCGCTGGGGAAAGTAACAGAAGGTCATCCAGACATTCTCTTGTGCGATATTCGGATGCCGTCTATGGATGGATTGGAACTCATTCGTTTGCTGCGAGAGCAGGGGGAAACGTGTGAGATTATTTTGCTGACCGGGTATCAGCAGTTTGAGTATGCTCGGACCGCTATTCAATATAATGTTCATGAATACATATGCAAGCCCATTGATTATTTGCATCTGGAGAATAAGCTGCGCGAACTTGCCGGGCAGATTCAGAAGAGACGTATGGAAAGTGAATCGCAACGTAATCGCAGCCAGGAGATGGAAAGCTGGATCAGACATAAACAGTTGATGGACCTGCTGCGAGGAGAAGTATCGTCAAAAATTACCTATCCTGCTTCTATCACTGAAAGTATAACAACTGTTGTACCGTATACGTTGCTGCTGGTGGATGTAGTCGGTTATTTTCGCCATTCTATCGGCTGGACCGAACTTCAGCATGAGCGATGGCATGAGACCGTAAGTTCCAGACTTAGGGAAGTGGCTGAGAGAAGTGCGGGGAACTGTCAGATTCTTTCGACTCGCAAAGGTGAGTGGTGCGTCCTGCTGGAGGCATCGGGTGAATGGCAACACAGCTCAGAGGAATTGGCCCAACAACTGTGTCTTGAATTGAACGCGTTATTATCCTTGGATTCAAGTGTGAAGGTCAGGGTAGTACAGGATGTTGTGCCCATGAACCTGGAAATTCAAATTCTGGAGCGATACCGGCATTGTCAAAAAATGCTGATGTCCCATCCGGAACGTGAGGACAGGGTGTTGAAGGCGAGCTGTACCGAAACGACCTTAACGTCTGATCGTGCGGCCTCCAAAGGCGCTAACTCATGGATTACTAGAGAAGATCTGGAGCTGGTTACGCGATGGATTCGGCAAGGGAACAAGCAGGGGCTGCGCGATGTGTTGGATCAACTTAGACATCGAATGGGGAA
Protein-coding sequences here:
- a CDS encoding response regulator; amino-acid sequence: MNLTAMLVDDELPILENLNYILPWEEMGIEITGTARSGAEALGKVTEGHPDILLCDIRMPSMDGLELIRLLREQGETCEIILLTGYQQFEYARTAIQYNVHEYICKPIDYLHLENKLRELAGQIQKRRMESESQRNRSQEMESWIRHKQLMDLLRGEVSSKITYPASITESITTVVPYTLLLVDVVGYFRHSIGWTELQHERWHETVSSRLREVAERSAGNCQILSTRKGEWCVLLEASGEWQHSSEELAQQLCLELNALLSLDSSVKVRVVQDVVPMNLEIQILERYRHCQKMLMSHPEREDRVLKASCTETTLTSDRAASKGANSWITREDLELVTRWIRQGNKQGLRDVLDQLRHRMGNSVESFDRISETNLRFMLVHMLRELREVQAIPDEHEVNYWNALQGAGSMRELLELAEVVTQACQGKPTQPRPSVSELILSACEYMDARLQQDFGIDEVSDWLGISPGYFCQLFKTQMGVTFVEYMTQKRMESAALLLSTTEWSITAIGEATGFKERRYFSKVFHKHFHMKPSEYRQNKRLGS